A portion of the Magnolia sinica isolate HGM2019 chromosome 17, MsV1, whole genome shotgun sequence genome contains these proteins:
- the LOC131230446 gene encoding uncharacterized protein LOC131230446, whose product MGTREAINMHTCTTTNTCYENYDPCFPDQPVVDLYLPIWAHQPSHQSKPAFIWAPDGGPRSSITYSQLDTSIHSISSQLLIPLQRGDTVLILCSPGLDLVKILFSSQRAGLISVPISPPDLPPSKSTIQPHHLARVLLQTKPKAAIANLSYINSVHQYISGHSHLSQLFQDLKWLPVENFANTSTSSSSSSSTYLGCRSDEVYLIQYTSGATGIPKPVMVSAGSAAHNVRVARKAYDLQPNSIIVSWLPQYHDCGLMFLLLTVVSGATSILTSPSAFVSRPRYWVELITEFKATCTPVPSFSLPLVLRRGRIEVGHLPLNLGSLRNLVLINEPIYRESVEAFVNEFSAVGLCPSSISPSYGLAENCTYVSTAWSGTGSSFPNMPSYNKLLPSGRLAALPPEENEEGEMEIVVVDEETFELVEDGVEGEIWVSSPSNASGYLGHPSLTREVFEGRIRGKPSRSCFIRTGDRGVVRGEERYLFVTGRTSDVVKITSHGLELHPHQLETVAYNSCPNHLRGGCIAAFSIFNTTVVIIAELQRREGERGGGVVVYENICRRIEGAVRENLRIGIGVVVKLVESGSLPKTTSGKLQRWAAKEKLKSGELRVVFGGGGDDLGKGGGKREDFPPFFPSMDDHHRLSLISLL is encoded by the coding sequence ATGGGCACGAGAGAAGCAATAAACATGCACACGTGCACCACAACCAATACCTGCTACGAGAACTACGACCCTTGCTTCCCTGATCAACCTGTCGTTGATCTCTACCTCCCAATATGGGCGCACCAACCAAGCCATCAATCAAAGCCAGCCTTCATATGGGCCCCAGATGGTGGACCAAGGAGCTCAATCACCTACTCCCAGCTGGACACATCCATCCATTCAATCTCTTCACAGCTCCTCATACCATTACAGAGAGGAGATACAGTTCTAATCCTCTGCTCTCCTGGCCTTGATCTGGTGAAAATCCTCTTCTCTAGCCAGAGAGCTGGCCTTATAAGTGTCCCCATCTCACCACCTGATCTTCCTCCCTCCAAATCCACCATCCAACCCCACCATCTTGCTAGAGTCCTTCTCCAAACCAAGCCCAAGGCAGCCATTGCTAATCTTAGTTACATCAACAGCGTCCATCAGTACATTTCTGGACATAGTCACCTCTCCCAGCTATTTCAAGATCTCAAATGGCTTCCCGTCGAAAACTTCGCCAATACcagcacttcttcttcttcttcttcttctacctaCTTGGGTTGTAGGTCAGACGAGGTTTATCTAATTCAGTACACGTCCGGTGCAACCGGTATCCCAAAACCCGTCATGGTGAGTGCAGGATCAGCTGCTCACAACGTCCGGGTGGCGAGGAAGGCCTATGATCTACAACCGAATAGTATTATTGTATCATGGCTACCGCAATACCATGACTGTGGGCTCATGTTCTTGCTACTGACCGTTGTTTCTGGGGCCACCTCCATACTCACCTCACCATCGGCCTTTGTGAGCCGTCCACGTTATTGGGTGGAGCTGATTACCGAGTTCAAGGCAACTTGTACACCAGTCCCATCTTTCTCATTGCCTCTTGTACTCCGGAGAGGCCGGATTGAGGTGGGCCACCTTCCACTCAATCTCGGGAGCTTGCGGAACTTGGTGCTGATTAATGAACCCATCTACCGTGAATCCGTTGAGGCATTCGTTAATGAATTCTCAGCCGTTGGTTTGTGCCCATCTTCCATCTCACCGTCTTATGGGCTTGCAGAGAACTGCACCTATGTTTCAACAGCGTGGAGTGGGACTGGCAGTAGTTTTCCAAACATGCCTTCCTACAACAAGCTCTTGCCTTCTGGGAGGCTGGCGGCATTGCCGCCGGAAGAGAATGAAGAAGGAGAGATGGAGATTGTTGTTGTGGATGAGGAAACCTTCGAGCTGGTGGAAGATGGGGTTGAAGGAGAGATATGGGTTTCTTCTCCCAGCAACGCTTCTGGATACCTCGGCCACCCATCTCTAACACGTGAGGTCTTTGAGGGGAGAATTAGAGGGAAGCCGAGCCGGAGCTGCTTTATCAGGACCGGCGACCGTGGAGTTGTGAGAGGAGAAGAGAGATATCTGTTCGTTACGGGGCGAACTTCCGACGTTGTCAAGATCACTAGCCATGGCCTGGAGCTGCATCCTCATCAGCTGGAAACTGTAGCTTATAACAGCTGCCCCAATCATCTCAGGGGAGGTTGCATTGCTGCATTCAGCATATTCAACACGACGGTTGTGATTATTGCAGAGCTACAACGACGAGAAGGGGAGAGAGGAGGTGGGGTTGTGGTGTATGAGAATATATGCCGACGGATCGAAGGTGCAGTGAGAGAGAACCTAAGGATTGGAATTGGGGTGGTGGTGAAGCTGGTAGAGAGCGGCAGCCTTCCGAAGACAACATCAGGGAAGCTGCAGAGGTGGGCTGCCAAGGAGAAGCTGAAGAGCGGTGAGCTGAGAGTGGTGTTTGGTGGTGGAGGCGATGATCTTGGAAAGGGAGGAGGGAAGAGAGAGGATTTTCCACCTTTCTTCCCTTCAATGGACGATCATCATCGTCTCTCCCTGATTTCTTTGCTATGA